A genomic region of Chionomys nivalis chromosome 12, mChiNiv1.1, whole genome shotgun sequence contains the following coding sequences:
- the Gnrh1 gene encoding progonadoliberin-1 isoform X2 codes for MPLCFTVCMEYTPAARLPLQLSVASVVQMLVSLLSTLFSLTSVRDCLDCVLMCLRVEMIPKLIAAVLLLSLGLEGCSSQHWSYGLRPGGKRSAEPLVDSFQEMGKEVDQPAEPQHFECTVHWPRSPLRDLRGALESLIEEETRQKKM; via the exons ATGCCCCTGTGTTTCACTGTCTGCATGGAATACACACCAGCCGCACGACTCCCCCTGCAGCTTTCTGTAGCGTCAGTGGTCCAGATGCTGGTCTCTCTGCTAAGCACTCTGTTTTCACTCACTTCAGTCCGGGACTGTCTTGATTGTGTCTTGATGTGCCTTAGAGTGGAGATGATCCCCAAACTTATAGCTGCTGTTCTTCTGCTGAGTCTGGGTTTGGAAGGCTGTTCCAGCCAGCACTGGTCCTATGGGTTGCGCCCTGGAGGAAAGAGAAGTGCGGAACCCTTGGTCGATTCTTTCCAAGAG ATGGGCAAAGAGGTGGATCAACCAGCAGAACCCCAGCACTTCGAATGCACTGTCCACTGGCCCCGCTCGCCCCTCAGGGACCTGCGAGGAGCTCTG GAAAGTCTGATCGAAGAGGAAACCAGGCAGAAGAAGATGTAA
- the Gnrh1 gene encoding progonadoliberin-1 isoform X1: protein MPLCFTVCMEYTPAARLPLQLSVASVVQMLVSLLSTLFSLTSVRDCLDCVLMCLRVEMIPKLIAAVLLLSLGLEGCSSQHWSYGLRPGGKRSAEPLVDSFQEMGKEVDQPAEPQHFECTVHWPRSPLRDLRGALVSHRGHCAELESGRPPPQSHPSHSCAGPSTSCSVSPLCR, encoded by the exons ATGCCCCTGTGTTTCACTGTCTGCATGGAATACACACCAGCCGCACGACTCCCCCTGCAGCTTTCTGTAGCGTCAGTGGTCCAGATGCTGGTCTCTCTGCTAAGCACTCTGTTTTCACTCACTTCAGTCCGGGACTGTCTTGATTGTGTCTTGATGTGCCTTAGAGTGGAGATGATCCCCAAACTTATAGCTGCTGTTCTTCTGCTGAGTCTGGGTTTGGAAGGCTGTTCCAGCCAGCACTGGTCCTATGGGTTGCGCCCTGGAGGAAAGAGAAGTGCGGAACCCTTGGTCGATTCTTTCCAAGAG ATGGGCAAAGAGGTGGATCAACCAGCAGAACCCCAGCACTTCGAATGCACTGTCCACTGGCCCCGCTCGCCCCTCAGGGACCTGCGAGGAGCTCTGGTGAGTCACCGTGGTCACTGCGCAGAGCTAGAGTCAGGAAGGCCACCACCTCAGAGCCACCCGAGTCACTCCTGCGCAGGGCCCTCGACATCTTGCAGCGTGTCCCCTCTGTGCAGATAG